One genomic window of Manihot esculenta cultivar AM560-2 chromosome 16, M.esculenta_v8, whole genome shotgun sequence includes the following:
- the LOC110604020 gene encoding nucleosome assembly protein 1;2 isoform X1, which translates to MSNNKDNLSMADLSAVINEEDRAGLVSALKSKLHSLAGQHTDVLEKLSPNVRKRVEFLREIQSQHDELEAKFFEERAALEAKYQKLYQPLYTKRYEIVNGTVEIDGATNEAAMDQEGDQAAEDKGVPDFWLIAMKNNDVLAEEITERDEGALKYLKDIKWCRIDDPKGFKLEFFFDPNPHFKNTVLTKTYHMIDEDEPILEKAIGTEIEWYPGKCLTQKLLKKKPKKGSKNAKPITKTEDCESFFNFFNPPQVPEDDEDIDEDTAEELQNQMEQDYDIGSTIRDKIIPHAVSWFTGEAMEGDELGMEDDDEDEDIDEEDDEDDEEEEDEEDEEESKTKKSAGNKKSGRTQVGDGQQGERPPECKQQ; encoded by the exons ATGAGCAACAACAAAGATAACCTCAGCATGGCCGATCTCAGCGCCG TTATTAACGAGGAGGATCGAGCAGGCCTTGTTAGCGCGCTCAAG AGTAAACTACATTCTCTGGCTGGTCAGCACACTGATGTGCTTGAGAAATTGTCTCCAAACGTGAGAAAGCGCGTTGAGTTTCTAAGAGAGATCCAG AGCCAACATGATGAATTAGAGGCAAAATTCTTTGAGGAGAGAGCAGCACTTGAAGCAAAATATCAAAAACTCTACCAACCCTTATATACCAAG AGATATGAGATTGTGAATGGCACTGTTGAAATTGATGGAGCAACAAACGAAGCAGCAATGGACCAAGAGGGGGATCAAGCTGCTGAAG ACAAGGGTGTGCCTGATTTTTGGCTCATTGCAATGAAGAACAATGATGTGTTGGCTGAGGAG ataaCTGAACGTGATGAAGGAGCTCTCAAGTACCTTAAGGATATTAAATGGTGTAGAATAGATGATCCCAAGGGATTCAAGCTCGAGTTCTTCTTTGATCCCAACCCTCATTTCAAGAACACTGTTTTGACAAAGACATATCACATGATTGATGAAGATGAGCCCATTCTTGAGAAAGCAATTGG GACGGAGATTGAATGGTATCCAGGAAAATGTTTAACACAGAAACTTCTTAAGAAGAAGCCTAAAAAGGGATCAAAGAATGCCAAGCCAATCACTAAAACTGAGGATTGTGAAAGTTTCTTCAACTTCTTTAATCCGCCTCAAGTGCCTGAAGATGATGAAGATATTGATGAAGATACA GCTGAGGAGCTTCAGAATCAAATGGAACAAGATTATGACATTGG GTCAACCATTCGAGACAAGATTATCCCTCATGCTGTATCTTGGTTTACGGGTGAGGCAATGGAGGGAGATGAGCTTGGAATGGAAGACGATGACGAGGATGAAGATATTGATGAAGAGGATGATGAAGacgatgaagaagaagaggatgaGGAGGATGAAGAGGAAAGCAAAACCAAAAAG TCAGCTGGGAACAAG AAGAGTGGAAGAACACAAGTTGGGGACGGTCAGCAGGGCGAGCGGCCTCCAGAATGCAAGCAACAATAA
- the LOC110604020 gene encoding nucleosome assembly protein 1;2 isoform X2 gives MSNNKDNLSMADLSAVINEEDRAGLVSALKSKLHSLAGQHTDVLEKLSPNVRKRVEFLREIQSQHDELEAKFFEERAALEAKYQKLYQPLYTKRYEIVNGTVEIDGATNEAAMDQEGDQAAEDKGVPDFWLIAMKNNDVLAEEITERDEGALKYLKDIKWCRIDDPKGFKLEFFFDPNPHFKNTVLTKTYHMIDEDEPILEKAIGTEIEWYPGKCLTQKLLKKKPKKGSKNAKPITKTEDCESFFNFFNPPQVPEDDEDIDEDTAEELQNQMEQDYDIGSTIRDKIIPHAVSWFTGEAMEGDELGMEDDDEDEDIDEEDDEDDEEEEDEEDEEESKTKKSAGNKSGRTQVGDGQQGERPPECKQQ, from the exons ATGAGCAACAACAAAGATAACCTCAGCATGGCCGATCTCAGCGCCG TTATTAACGAGGAGGATCGAGCAGGCCTTGTTAGCGCGCTCAAG AGTAAACTACATTCTCTGGCTGGTCAGCACACTGATGTGCTTGAGAAATTGTCTCCAAACGTGAGAAAGCGCGTTGAGTTTCTAAGAGAGATCCAG AGCCAACATGATGAATTAGAGGCAAAATTCTTTGAGGAGAGAGCAGCACTTGAAGCAAAATATCAAAAACTCTACCAACCCTTATATACCAAG AGATATGAGATTGTGAATGGCACTGTTGAAATTGATGGAGCAACAAACGAAGCAGCAATGGACCAAGAGGGGGATCAAGCTGCTGAAG ACAAGGGTGTGCCTGATTTTTGGCTCATTGCAATGAAGAACAATGATGTGTTGGCTGAGGAG ataaCTGAACGTGATGAAGGAGCTCTCAAGTACCTTAAGGATATTAAATGGTGTAGAATAGATGATCCCAAGGGATTCAAGCTCGAGTTCTTCTTTGATCCCAACCCTCATTTCAAGAACACTGTTTTGACAAAGACATATCACATGATTGATGAAGATGAGCCCATTCTTGAGAAAGCAATTGG GACGGAGATTGAATGGTATCCAGGAAAATGTTTAACACAGAAACTTCTTAAGAAGAAGCCTAAAAAGGGATCAAAGAATGCCAAGCCAATCACTAAAACTGAGGATTGTGAAAGTTTCTTCAACTTCTTTAATCCGCCTCAAGTGCCTGAAGATGATGAAGATATTGATGAAGATACA GCTGAGGAGCTTCAGAATCAAATGGAACAAGATTATGACATTGG GTCAACCATTCGAGACAAGATTATCCCTCATGCTGTATCTTGGTTTACGGGTGAGGCAATGGAGGGAGATGAGCTTGGAATGGAAGACGATGACGAGGATGAAGATATTGATGAAGAGGATGATGAAGacgatgaagaagaagaggatgaGGAGGATGAAGAGGAAAGCAAAACCAAAAAG TCAGCTGGGAACAAG AGTGGAAGAACACAAGTTGGGGACGGTCAGCAGGGCGAGCGGCCTCCAGAATGCAAGCAACAATAA